From one Plantibacter flavus genomic stretch:
- a CDS encoding MFS transporter codes for MSNTSTSGQPAPVRSLVPARMDRLPWTRFHWMIVVGLGFSWVLDGLEIQIVASAGFQKSLGLSAAEVGLLGTIYLLGQVTGALVFGRMADRLGRKKLFILTLAIYLVASGIAGLSPTFWFLAIFRFFAGMGIGGEYAAINSAIDELIPSKYRGHVDIAINGTYWGGAALGSAANLFLLNTDYFAEDVGWRIGFFIGPVLGLAIIFLRRHIPESPRWLMTHGREQEAEATVDDIEATVRKQGGTIEPVDESKALTVQAQGHIPIRTIFGVLFSKYPKRTFVGLAMMITQSFLYNAIFFTYALVLQNFYGTSPSSTQYYFFPFAIGNLLGPLLLGRLFDTWGRRQMIFLTYGVSGAVLAVSAVLFNAGALDATTQTIFWCVSFFFASAGASSAYLTVSEIFPLELRSQVIGYFFAIGQIAGSVAPLLYGILIGDGTDRGPLTVGYFVGAGVMILGGLVALIFGVDAARKSLEDITEPLSIVREGKGSGS; via the coding sequence ATGTCGAACACGTCGACCTCCGGGCAGCCGGCCCCGGTGCGGAGCCTCGTCCCCGCCAGGATGGACCGACTGCCGTGGACCCGGTTCCACTGGATGATCGTCGTCGGTCTCGGCTTCTCGTGGGTGCTCGACGGCCTCGAGATCCAGATCGTCGCCTCCGCCGGATTCCAGAAGTCGCTGGGGCTGTCGGCGGCGGAGGTCGGCCTCCTCGGGACGATCTACCTGCTCGGCCAGGTGACGGGAGCGCTCGTCTTCGGCCGCATGGCGGACCGCCTCGGCCGCAAGAAGCTCTTCATCCTGACCCTCGCGATCTACCTCGTCGCGAGTGGCATCGCCGGCCTGTCCCCCACGTTCTGGTTCCTCGCCATCTTCCGGTTCTTCGCTGGCATGGGCATCGGCGGCGAGTACGCGGCGATCAACTCGGCCATCGACGAGCTCATCCCGTCCAAGTACCGCGGACACGTCGACATCGCCATCAACGGCACCTACTGGGGCGGCGCCGCCCTCGGATCGGCCGCGAACCTCTTCCTGCTGAACACCGACTACTTCGCGGAGGACGTCGGCTGGCGCATCGGGTTCTTCATCGGGCCGGTCCTCGGCCTCGCCATCATCTTCCTGCGACGCCACATCCCCGAGAGTCCGCGCTGGCTCATGACGCACGGTCGGGAACAGGAGGCGGAGGCAACGGTCGACGACATCGAGGCGACCGTCCGCAAACAGGGCGGGACGATCGAGCCGGTCGACGAGTCGAAGGCGCTCACGGTGCAGGCCCAGGGCCACATCCCGATCCGGACCATCTTCGGCGTCCTCTTCTCGAAGTACCCGAAGCGCACCTTCGTCGGCCTCGCGATGATGATCACGCAGTCGTTCCTGTACAACGCGATCTTCTTCACCTACGCGCTCGTGCTGCAGAACTTCTACGGCACGAGCCCCTCGTCGACGCAGTACTACTTCTTCCCCTTCGCGATCGGCAACCTGCTCGGCCCGCTCCTCCTCGGCAGGCTGTTCGACACCTGGGGTCGTCGCCAGATGATCTTCCTCACCTACGGGGTCTCGGGGGCGGTCCTGGCCGTGTCTGCGGTGCTCTTCAACGCCGGTGCGCTCGACGCGACGACGCAGACGATCTTCTGGTGCGTCTCGTTCTTCTTCGCCTCCGCCGGCGCGTCCAGCGCCTACCTGACCGTGAGCGAGATCTTCCCGCTCGAGCTCCGCAGCCAGGTGATCGGCTATTTCTTCGCGATCGGACAGATCGCGGGTTCGGTCGCGCCCCTGCTGTACGGGATCCTGATCGGCGACGGCACCGACCGCGGGCCGCTCACCGTCGGATACTTCGTCGGCGCCGGCGTGATGATCCTCGGCGGGTTGGTCGCCCTCATCTTCGGGGTCGACGCCGCGCGGAAGTCCCTCGAGGACATCACGGAACCCTTGTCGATCGTGCGCGAGGGGAAGGGTTCGGGAAGCTGA
- a CDS encoding metal-sensitive transcriptional regulator → MIEDIKKRALHRTKILEGQMRGLEKMIENEDYCMDIITQSLAIQKSLGSLNKLLVENHLLTHVTQMFEEGGDSKDAAVGELLRIFELSNNRG, encoded by the coding sequence GTGATCGAAGACATCAAGAAGCGGGCCCTGCACCGGACGAAGATCCTCGAGGGCCAGATGCGCGGTCTCGAGAAGATGATCGAGAACGAGGACTACTGCATGGACATCATCACGCAGTCGCTCGCCATCCAGAAGTCGCTGGGATCGCTCAACAAACTGCTCGTCGAGAACCACCTGCTGACGCACGTCACGCAGATGTTCGAGGAGGGCGGGGACAGCAAGGACGCCGCGGTCGGCGAGCTCCTGCGGATCTTCGAGCTCAGCAACAACCGCGGCTGA
- a CDS encoding MurR/RpiR family transcriptional regulator codes for MNDDTLFLTDEDTAVPGERPEQRLERRSASVLKHRLLEQERKQFEESLASAKADGALERAAALIVSARRRFLIGASKSFTYASLLAADLSYGLANVTLIDGTIVRPLDVLSDVRTSDVMIAVSLQRYRKYTIDSVVPFAEAGGSLVLITDAPNAPLTPYADETIVLGRAEDGHPSSSIGIALTLHVLATLTTASAKGAGRRAVERERLAETLGVYVSDED; via the coding sequence GTGAACGACGACACCCTCTTCCTCACCGATGAGGACACCGCCGTCCCCGGCGAACGCCCGGAGCAGCGTCTCGAACGACGCTCCGCGTCCGTCCTCAAGCACCGACTCCTCGAGCAGGAACGCAAGCAGTTCGAGGAGTCCCTCGCGTCGGCGAAGGCGGACGGCGCCCTCGAACGCGCAGCGGCCCTCATCGTCTCCGCTCGGCGACGCTTCCTCATCGGGGCGTCGAAGTCGTTCACCTACGCGTCCCTCCTCGCCGCAGACCTCAGCTACGGCCTCGCGAACGTCACACTCATCGACGGGACCATCGTGCGTCCCCTCGACGTCCTGAGCGACGTGCGGACGAGCGACGTCATGATCGCCGTGTCGCTGCAGCGGTACCGGAAGTACACGATCGACTCCGTCGTCCCGTTCGCCGAGGCGGGAGGCAGTCTCGTGCTCATCACCGACGCGCCGAACGCCCCGCTGACCCCGTACGCCGACGAGACGATCGTGCTCGGCCGTGCCGAGGACGGGCACCCGAGTTCCTCGATCGGGATCGCGCTCACCCTGCACGTCCTCGCGACGCTCACGACGGCCAGCGCCAAGGGCGCCGGCCGACGGGCGGTGGAGCGGGAGCGCCTCGCCGAGACGCTCGGGGTCTATGTCTCCGACGAGGACTGA
- a CDS encoding DUF445 domain-containing protein, whose translation MTSSPTLELTAADADRARALRSMKRLATGLLLVMAVIFAVAFALEGRYPWLAYVRAASEGGMVGALADWFAVTALFRHPLGIPIPHTAIIPKRKDEIGVSLGEFVETNFLSEEVVRQKLASVSVSEKLGGWLSEPANAERVTAEGSIAVRGLLETLSDDDVREVIEALASKHLIDPQWAPNIGRWVEHIVGVGAHHDAVDLLLDRTGEWLSTNPKAFERLVSSRLPTWVPSFVDRLVDDKLYREAVSFVQAVRADPDHQLRHALDGYLGELAEQLQHDDATITRFENAKHEVIDSPRVREVAGKTWTAAKSAFLEALDAPDSDLRVRISGTIADFGRRLSTDRAFSTRVDTRVADALSYVVTRYRHDIASIITETVERWDARETTQKIELLVGRDLQFIRLNGTIVGALAGLAIFTVAQAVLRAF comes from the coding sequence ATGACGAGCTCCCCCACACTCGAACTCACCGCCGCCGATGCGGACCGTGCGCGAGCCCTGCGATCGATGAAACGCCTCGCCACCGGATTGCTCCTCGTCATGGCGGTCATCTTCGCCGTCGCGTTCGCGCTCGAGGGGCGCTACCCGTGGTTGGCGTATGTCAGGGCCGCCTCCGAGGGCGGCATGGTCGGGGCGCTCGCGGACTGGTTCGCCGTCACCGCCCTCTTCCGGCACCCGCTCGGCATCCCGATCCCCCACACGGCGATCATCCCGAAGCGCAAGGACGAGATCGGCGTCAGCCTCGGCGAGTTCGTGGAGACCAACTTCCTCTCCGAGGAGGTCGTGCGGCAGAAGCTCGCGTCCGTCTCCGTCTCCGAGAAGCTCGGCGGATGGTTGTCCGAGCCCGCGAACGCCGAGCGGGTCACCGCCGAGGGGTCCATCGCGGTGCGGGGTCTCCTGGAGACGCTGTCCGACGACGACGTCCGCGAGGTCATCGAGGCGCTGGCGTCCAAACACCTCATCGACCCGCAGTGGGCCCCGAACATCGGCCGTTGGGTCGAGCACATCGTCGGTGTGGGCGCGCACCACGACGCGGTCGACCTCCTCCTCGATCGCACAGGTGAGTGGCTGAGCACGAACCCGAAGGCGTTCGAGCGCCTGGTCTCGAGCCGTCTGCCGACCTGGGTGCCGTCCTTCGTCGACCGGCTCGTGGACGACAAGCTCTACCGGGAGGCCGTGTCCTTCGTCCAGGCCGTCCGCGCGGACCCCGACCACCAGCTCCGTCATGCCCTCGACGGGTACCTCGGCGAGCTCGCGGAGCAGCTGCAGCACGACGACGCGACCATCACCCGCTTCGAGAACGCCAAGCACGAGGTCATCGACAGTCCTCGTGTCCGGGAGGTCGCCGGTAAGACCTGGACGGCTGCGAAGAGCGCGTTCCTCGAGGCCCTCGACGCCCCCGACAGCGACCTCCGTGTGCGGATCTCCGGCACCATCGCGGACTTCGGTCGGCGGCTGTCGACCGACCGGGCGTTCTCCACCCGCGTCGACACCCGTGTCGCGGACGCCCTGTCCTACGTCGTCACCCGCTACCGGCACGACATCGCGAGCATCATCACCGAGACCGTCGAGCGCTGGGACGCCCGGGAGACGACCCAGAAGATCGAGCTGCTCGTCGGACGCGACCTGCAGTTCATCCGCTTGAACGGCACGATCGTCGGCGCGCTCGCCGGCCTCGCGATCTTCACGGTCGCGCAGGCGGTCCTCCGCGCGTTCTGA
- a CDS encoding response regulator, with product MSQTLAKLTGGPLDSEIIPLEDGQDGELVLPYGEGQLIYRPVGEATNTGDHDGPTTTDYEYVESTEDISPTNRNGNGDDDSIG from the coding sequence ATGTCACAGACTCTTGCGAAACTCACCGGCGGCCCGCTCGACAGCGAGATCATCCCGCTCGAAGACGGTCAGGACGGCGAGCTCGTCCTGCCCTACGGCGAAGGCCAGCTCATCTACCGCCCCGTCGGCGAAGCGACGAACACCGGCGACCACGACGGCCCGACGACGACCGACTACGAGTACGTCGAGTCGACGGAGGACATCTCCCCGACGAACCGCAACGGCAACGGCGACGACGACTCGATCGGCTGA
- a CDS encoding MFS transporter: MSTAPTTPRTRSERLDALPFTKAHGRLLVGSGVGWALDAMDVGLVSFVLAQLAVQWQLGNTELSWIASAGFLGMAIGATLGGLLADRVGRRHVFAITLLVFGIATGASALAWGLGVLIVLRFIVGLGLGAELPVASTLMSEFAPPRIRGRIIVFLEAFWAIGWIAAALIGYLVVPTSDDGWRWALAIGALPAVYAAIVRTRLPESVRFLESRGRHREAEAVVREFEASAGVAHPEAAGKTTTDTPVSAGLSARERLRGLWVPTHRRDTGSLWIVWFCVNFSYYGAFIWIPTILVASGFSLVRSFGFTLIITLAQIPGYAVSAWLIEAWGRKQTLATFLAGSAVSAVLFGTATTEPMIIVFGMCLSFCNLGAWGALYATTPELYPTALRATGAGWAAGIGRIASIIAPLSVPVLLLGGNALLFSVFAAFFVVAAVAALFLSDMRGRSLD; encoded by the coding sequence GTGTCCACCGCCCCCACCACACCCCGCACCCGCAGCGAGCGCCTCGACGCGCTCCCGTTCACCAAGGCCCACGGGCGACTGCTCGTCGGTTCCGGCGTCGGCTGGGCCCTCGACGCCATGGACGTCGGACTCGTGTCCTTCGTGCTCGCCCAACTCGCCGTGCAGTGGCAGCTCGGGAACACGGAGCTCTCCTGGATCGCCTCAGCCGGGTTCCTCGGCATGGCCATCGGTGCGACGCTCGGCGGTCTGCTCGCCGACCGGGTCGGTCGACGCCACGTCTTCGCGATCACCCTGCTCGTGTTCGGCATCGCGACGGGCGCGTCGGCCCTCGCCTGGGGACTCGGCGTGCTCATCGTGCTGCGGTTCATCGTCGGCCTCGGACTCGGCGCCGAACTGCCCGTCGCCTCGACCCTCATGAGCGAGTTCGCGCCGCCACGGATCCGCGGACGGATCATCGTGTTCCTCGAGGCGTTCTGGGCGATCGGATGGATCGCCGCCGCCCTCATCGGCTACCTGGTCGTGCCGACGAGCGACGACGGGTGGCGCTGGGCGCTCGCCATCGGCGCGTTGCCCGCGGTCTACGCGGCCATCGTGCGGACGCGACTGCCGGAATCGGTGCGCTTCCTCGAGTCGCGTGGGCGCCACCGCGAGGCAGAAGCCGTCGTCCGTGAGTTCGAGGCATCGGCCGGCGTCGCCCACCCGGAGGCCGCCGGTAAGACCACCACCGACACCCCCGTGAGCGCAGGGCTCTCCGCCCGCGAGCGCCTCCGTGGACTGTGGGTGCCCACACACCGCCGCGACACCGGATCGCTGTGGATCGTGTGGTTCTGCGTCAACTTCTCCTACTACGGTGCGTTCATCTGGATCCCGACGATCCTCGTCGCCTCCGGCTTCTCGCTCGTGCGGTCCTTCGGTTTCACCCTCATCATCACCCTGGCCCAGATCCCGGGCTACGCCGTCTCGGCGTGGTTGATCGAGGCCTGGGGCCGGAAGCAGACCCTCGCGACCTTCCTCGCGGGCTCCGCGGTGTCGGCGGTCCTGTTCGGCACGGCGACGACCGAACCGATGATCATCGTGTTCGGTATGTGCCTGTCCTTCTGCAACCTCGGCGCCTGGGGCGCCCTGTACGCGACGACCCCGGAGCTGTACCCGACGGCGCTCCGTGCGACGGGGGCGGGGTGGGCCGCCGGCATCGGCCGCATTGCCTCGATCATCGCCCCGCTGTCGGTTCCGGTGCTCCTCCTTGGAGGGAACGCCCTGCTCTTCTCCGTGTTCGCCGCCTTCTTCGTCGTCGCCGCGGTCGCCGCGCTGTTCCTCTCGGACATGCGCGGCCGATCCCTCGACTGA
- a CDS encoding serine hydrolase domain-containing protein, with protein MHLVEDSTETDITRVFQDRISSGVAPGSYVAVFDRERVRFEQGFGGVTVGGPVPDADTLFRIASCTKSFTAAVLLILRDAGRLDLDAPVDGFVPEFAPVLPDGIAVRPTVRMLLTMSGGLGTDDPWGDRQESITVDEFRRLVVRGVRCVTTPGTAFSYSNLGYALLGQVIERVTGGSYIDAVTSLLLEPLGLGAVFERPEGDGAVTATGHRVRRERAVDEDGRFVEVPFSGPGVFSSIGGLFASASTLIGWVRWLDGAWTGDETGPLSSASRREMQQLHRLAPSRPTLDGVPPRLALGYGFGLFVEEDADLGTLVSHSGGYPGYSAHMRWHPTSGFGVVAFENAGYAAVAKPAEQALRLAIAGAQASGELLEPAIRPWPETLVASMTATGMLSHWDDRVAASLFAENVALDRPLDERRQAVDAAVTAVGGIAEVASGRATPICDSPDHLVWFVEGTEGRLRLEVRMTPVLPLRVQTFTVTVDDQGE; from the coding sequence ATGCACCTGGTCGAGGACAGCACCGAGACGGACATCACACGGGTCTTCCAGGACCGGATCAGCTCCGGCGTCGCCCCGGGATCATACGTCGCCGTGTTCGACCGCGAGCGGGTCCGGTTCGAGCAGGGGTTCGGCGGAGTCACCGTGGGCGGTCCGGTGCCCGACGCCGACACGCTGTTCCGCATCGCCTCCTGCACGAAGAGCTTCACCGCCGCCGTGCTCCTCATCCTCCGCGACGCCGGCCGCCTCGACTTGGACGCGCCGGTGGACGGGTTCGTGCCGGAGTTCGCGCCGGTACTCCCTGACGGCATCGCCGTCCGGCCGACCGTACGGATGCTCCTGACGATGTCGGGTGGGCTCGGAACGGACGATCCGTGGGGTGACCGCCAGGAGTCGATCACCGTGGACGAGTTCCGGCGGCTGGTCGTGCGCGGCGTCCGATGCGTCACGACACCCGGGACGGCCTTCTCCTACTCCAACCTCGGCTACGCGTTGCTCGGGCAGGTCATCGAGCGTGTGACCGGTGGCTCCTACATCGATGCGGTGACCTCGCTCCTGCTGGAGCCGCTCGGGCTCGGCGCCGTGTTCGAGCGACCCGAGGGCGACGGTGCGGTCACGGCGACCGGTCATCGTGTCCGCCGGGAACGGGCCGTCGATGAGGACGGTCGATTCGTCGAGGTCCCGTTCTCCGGCCCCGGGGTCTTCTCCTCGATCGGCGGGCTCTTCGCCTCGGCCTCCACCCTGATCGGATGGGTGCGCTGGCTCGACGGCGCCTGGACCGGGGACGAGACCGGACCGCTGTCGAGCGCCAGCCGCCGCGAGATGCAGCAACTGCACCGGCTGGCTCCGTCGCGGCCCACCCTCGACGGCGTGCCGCCGAGACTCGCGCTCGGCTACGGCTTCGGCCTCTTCGTCGAGGAGGACGCCGACCTCGGGACGCTCGTCTCGCACTCGGGCGGCTACCCCGGCTACAGCGCCCACATGCGGTGGCACCCGACATCGGGGTTCGGCGTCGTCGCCTTCGAGAACGCCGGCTACGCGGCCGTGGCGAAGCCCGCCGAACAGGCCTTGCGGCTGGCGATCGCGGGAGCCCAGGCCTCCGGCGAGCTGCTGGAACCGGCGATCCGCCCCTGGCCGGAGACCCTCGTGGCGTCGATGACCGCGACCGGGATGCTGTCGCATTGGGACGACCGCGTCGCCGCGTCGCTGTTCGCCGAGAACGTCGCCCTCGACCGACCGCTGGACGAGCGACGCCAGGCGGTCGACGCCGCTGTCACCGCCGTCGGTGGCATCGCCGAGGTGGCTTCGGGACGTGCGACGCCGATCTGCGATTCGCCTGACCACCTGGTCTGGTTCGTCGAAGGGACGGAGGGTCGCCTCCGCCTGGAGGTCCGGATGACACCTGTGCTTCCGCTCCGGGTCCAGACCTTCACGGTGACGGTCGACGACCAGGGCGAGTGA
- a CDS encoding acyl-CoA dehydrogenase family protein — MTAQAQHHPSDRSFDPASILSDGLVERIRERAAVADRENAFFDEDLAELRACGYLRAFVPEEFGGLGLGMSEVTLLQSRLATAAPATALAINMHLVWTGVARLLHTRGDDSLRFVLEGAAGDELYAFGVSEAGNDLVLFGSDTEARPGPDGSYRFHGRKIFTSLSPAWTWLGTTGLDTTSADGPKVVYGFIERSRGGFEILDDWDTVGMRASQSRTTLLQGAESTAEHIVRRLDPGPNPDPIVFGIFACFETLIAAVYTGIGERALRLAVETAHRKTSKKAGGASYAADPDIRRRIAAAAIAYDGMLPQLAGIARDLDDGVDHGALWFPKLVGLKVRATETAREVVDQAIRVAGGGSYFAASELGRLYRDVLAGMFHPSDDESAHATVANAWLGPV; from the coding sequence CGTGCCGCCGTGGCGGACCGTGAGAACGCCTTCTTCGACGAAGACCTCGCGGAGCTGCGAGCGTGCGGCTACCTCCGGGCGTTCGTTCCCGAGGAGTTCGGCGGCCTCGGCCTCGGCATGAGCGAGGTCACGCTGCTCCAATCCCGGCTCGCCACCGCCGCCCCGGCGACCGCCCTCGCGATCAACATGCACCTCGTGTGGACGGGGGTCGCGCGACTGCTCCACACTCGAGGAGACGACTCGCTCCGCTTCGTCCTCGAGGGAGCGGCCGGGGACGAGCTCTACGCGTTCGGCGTGAGCGAGGCGGGCAACGACCTCGTGCTCTTCGGATCCGACACCGAAGCCCGTCCGGGCCCCGACGGTTCCTATCGGTTCCACGGTCGGAAGATCTTCACCTCGTTGTCACCCGCGTGGACGTGGCTGGGGACGACCGGGCTCGACACGACCTCGGCCGACGGTCCGAAGGTCGTCTACGGCTTCATCGAGCGCTCGCGCGGCGGGTTCGAGATCCTCGACGACTGGGACACCGTCGGGATGCGCGCCAGCCAGAGTAGGACGACCCTGCTCCAGGGGGCCGAGTCGACGGCGGAACACATCGTCCGACGCCTCGACCCGGGGCCCAACCCGGATCCCATCGTCTTCGGGATCTTCGCCTGCTTCGAGACCCTCATCGCCGCCGTGTACACGGGCATCGGCGAACGCGCCCTCCGGCTCGCGGTCGAGACCGCCCACCGGAAGACGTCGAAGAAGGCCGGTGGTGCGAGCTACGCGGCGGACCCCGACATCCGCCGTCGGATCGCGGCGGCCGCCATCGCGTACGACGGCATGCTGCCGCAGCTCGCCGGCATCGCCCGGGACCTCGATGACGGCGTCGACCACGGCGCGCTCTGGTTCCCGAAGCTCGTCGGGCTCAAGGTCCGCGCGACGGAGACCGCCCGCGAGGTCGTGGATCAGGCGATCCGGGTCGCCGGCGGCGGCAGCTACTTCGCCGCGAGCGAATTGGGCCGGCTGTACCGCGACGTCCTCGCCGGGATGTTCCATCCCTCCGACGACGAGTCCGCCCACGCCACCGTCGCGAACGCCTGGCTCGGGCCCGTGTGA
- a CDS encoding aldose 1-epimerase family protein, giving the protein MTESTSAVSPSASVDRRPISGRRVDLEHGAYTASIASVGASLRFLQHDGRDLVVPFDAEEVRPAFRGAMLAPWPNRVVDGRYTFAGVDHQLALTEPARGHALHGLAAWSEWDLVSSSASSAAFRVVIEAQEGYPFRVQVTATYTLDDHGLRTDVEALNLGDVDAPYGTGPHPYLVAGEGRVDDWTLELPAAEVLTVTPDRLIPVSLESVDAEATEHFDFRAPRAIGDTFIDHAYTALDHDADGRVMVRVTAPSGGGVAMHWGEGLPWVQVHTADQPVAELNRLGLAVEPMTCPPDAFSTGTDLVVLAPNTPHRVSWTIAAL; this is encoded by the coding sequence GTGACCGAATCCACCAGCGCCGTGTCCCCGTCCGCCTCCGTCGACCGACGTCCGATCTCGGGACGGCGGGTCGATCTCGAGCACGGTGCGTACACCGCGTCGATCGCCTCGGTCGGTGCCTCACTGCGGTTCCTGCAGCACGACGGCCGCGACCTCGTGGTCCCGTTCGACGCGGAGGAGGTCCGTCCGGCGTTCCGCGGCGCCATGCTCGCCCCGTGGCCCAACCGCGTCGTCGACGGCCGGTACACCTTCGCGGGGGTCGACCACCAGCTCGCACTCACGGAACCCGCTCGCGGGCACGCCCTCCACGGGCTCGCCGCCTGGTCGGAGTGGGACCTCGTGTCGTCGAGCGCGTCGTCGGCTGCGTTCCGCGTGGTCATCGAAGCGCAGGAGGGCTATCCGTTCCGCGTCCAGGTCACCGCGACCTACACACTCGACGACCACGGACTCCGCACTGACGTCGAGGCTCTGAACCTCGGCGACGTCGACGCCCCGTACGGCACCGGGCCGCACCCCTATCTCGTCGCGGGCGAGGGGCGCGTCGACGACTGGACGCTCGAGCTGCCCGCCGCCGAGGTGCTCACCGTCACGCCGGACCGGCTCATCCCGGTCTCGCTGGAGTCGGTCGACGCGGAGGCGACGGAACACTTCGACTTCCGCGCACCCCGGGCCATCGGCGACACCTTCATCGACCATGCGTACACGGCACTCGACCACGACGCCGACGGTCGGGTCATGGTGCGGGTGACGGCACCGTCCGGCGGTGGCGTCGCGATGCACTGGGGCGAGGGTCTGCCCTGGGTCCAGGTGCACACCGCCGATCAGCCCGTCGCGGAGCTGAACCGACTGGGGCTCGCAGTAGAACCGATGACCTGTCCCCCCGACGCCTTCTCGACCGGGACCGACCTCGTCGTCCTGGCTCCCAATACACCACACCGGGTGTCCTGGACCATCGCAGCACTCTGA